The stretch of DNA TCCGCCCCGGCGCCTCCATTGAGGAGGCCAAAGAGCTGCTGGACAACGATCCCGCGCGTCGGCTGAAAGGAACGGACGCCCTCCAGGCCTGGATGCAGGGGCTTTCGGACAAGGCCGTGGCCGACCTCGCCGGGGTGCACTTCGACATTCCGGACGTGATGAAGACGCTGGAATGCAAGATCGCGCCAACCGACGAGGGCGGCATCTACTACACCGGCCCCTCGGACGACTTCAGCCGGCCGGGCCGCATGTGGTGGTCCGTGCCCGCCGGCGAGGACACGTTCACCACCTGGGCCGAGACAACCACCGTCTACCACGAGGGCGTGCCGGGCCACCATCTGCAGGTAGCGACGGCCATCTACCGCCGCGAACTGCTCAACAAATGGCGCCGCAACGTCTGCTGGACTTCCGGCCACGGCGAAGGCTGGGCGCTCTACGCCGAGCAGCTGGTGCTGGAACTGGGCTACCTCAAAGATCCCGGCGACCATATGGGCATGCTGGACATGCAGCGCATGCGGGCCGCCCGGGTGGTGTTCGACATCGGCGTGCACCTGGAGCTGGAGATACCTGAACGCTGGGGTTCCGGCACCTGGACCCCGGACAAGGGTTATGAGTTCCTCAAGGCCAACCTGCCGATCAGCGAGGGGCAGCTGAAGTTTGAGTTCATCCGGTACCTCGGCTGGCCCGGCCAGGCCCCTTCCTACAAGGTGGGCCAGCGGCTCTGGGAGCAGATCCGCGCGGAGCTGGAGTCACGGCCCGGGTTCGACCTCAAAGAGTTCCACACCAAGGCGCTCAACATCGGCTCGGTAGGCCTCGACACGCTCAGGAGCGCCCTGCTCGGCCGATAATTGAAACACAATCGTGCCCTTGCCGCGGGCGTTTCTTTATCGCCAAGTAGACCTCCCTGTGATAATCGACTATTCTCTGGGTGACACATTTTCCGGGTTTTTGGTAACTCACGTCGGCGGCTGGGGCTTCGACGCAAGATGCTGGCTGTTTCCGCCGTTTCGGCTGGGCCGCCATCGGGGTAAGAATGACCGCGTGCGTGGTGCGGTTTCCTGATTGTCAAGGTTTGCGCGCGTCAGCATTGTGGCCGTCAGGCACCACGCTGCGGATTGCTTGCAAGCGCACCCCGAAAGCTCTTTCGCGCCTCGGTCTCAGGTGCACGTTGTTTGCGCAACGGAGTCCATGCGAATAATCGGTACCCCCTCCGACAATCGCCAGCCGAAATGCACGAAGACCCCATATTGGAGCACCCAATGAGGAAATTTGCCTCTACCCTGAGACCGCCAACCGCTAAATCGCCCCTCCGGCGGACGCTGGGCCGGAAAGGTTCCGCTGCCTCACTCGTAGCGACCGCCGCCCTCGCCGCCGCAGCTACGATCAGTGCCCCGGAACCTTTGAATGCGGCAACAGTCGCCGCAGCACCGTCGGCGGCACCCGCTGCCACGACAGCGCTCTGCAATCCCCTGCCCATCAATATGCCCGCCCCGGCGGACCGGCACACCTCCGCAAAAAAGGTCTGGGCCTACTACTTCCCGCCCTTCCCGCTCGCGGTGGACAGTCCGGATCCGCTTCGCGATGTCTACAATCGATGGCAGAACACCCACAACTCGGTCAACGGCGCATACGACCTGCGGGACCGTCCCCAGGTTCCCCAGCGCGTGAGCCAGACCAACTGGCGGCAGGCCGATTTTGAACAGGAGATCCGGCAGGCGGTCGACGCTGGCCTGGACGGGTTCATCTGGGAGTACCACAGCTCGAGCGACATTCGCTGGAGCCAGCTACCGGCGATGCTCGCAGCGGCCAAGAAAGTCGACCCGGGCTTTAAGATAATGCTCAGCCCGGATTTCAATACCGCAACAGGGTCAACTTCGGACAGCGTCTACAACGATGTCATGAAGGTGAAGGACGATCCGGCCATTTACCGGAATGGGGCCGGCATTGTGCTTGCCCCATTCTTCCCGGAGCGAAAGACCCCCTCCTGGTGGGACGGCCTGCGGAACCGCCTCGCCTCCGCCGGTGTCAAATCAAACCTCGTTCCGATTTTTATCTCTTGGGGCGGCGGGACGCAAAAGATGGATTGGAATAACTCGGTGTCGGGCTATTCACAGTGGGGAACCCGCACCGCCAGTGGCGTTGCGACGCTCGGCAGGGAAAGTGCGGAGGCCCATCGCCGCGGTAAGACATACATGCAACCCGTAGCCTTCGAGGATTCGCGGTCCTTCGACGGCCGATATTGGGAGTCATCCAACAGCTCCACCCTGCGGGACTCGCTCATGTCTGCGATCAACAGCAACGCAGACTCGGTCGCCTTCATCACTTGGAATGACTACACAGAGTCCTGGATGGCACCCTCCCGGCAACGCGGTTACGCACCGCTGGACATGGCCGCCTACTACATCTCCTGGTTCAAGAGCGGCGTAAAACCCACCGTTACTCAGGATGCGATGTACTGGAGCCACCGCTCGCACCCGACCAATGCCCCGTACTCAAAGACGGCCATCGGACGTAACGGCAAACCCGCGCCGATGTATATCACCAACGGCGACGCCGCCAAGAACGAAGTGGAGCTGGTGGCGGTGTTGAAGTCCCCCGGACGCCTTACCATCACTCAGGGTAGCAACGTCAAGACAATGGACGCCCCCGCGGGACTCACCTCCTTCAAGGTCCCTCTGGTGGCTGGCACAACGCCGGCATTCAAACTCACCCACGGCGGAATGACGGCGCAGACCGCGGCCAGCAACACCCCGGTGCGCTCCTCCGTGGTGTACCAAGACATGATTTACCACGCAGGCGGAGGCGTAGCGGCCTGTCCGCGCTAGCTCCTTCCGCGCGCCACATGCCAGTTCGCGGCGGTGTTTTCCGGAGCACTGCCGCAAATAGGCATCGCGGGTGTCTGCAGGATTGCCTTCCCTACTCGCCCGCCCGCGAGACAATCTCCACACCGGGGACAGGAATAACTTTGCAGACTGCTGTATTGGCGCCCCAATCCGGCTGATCCTGTCCGGCGGCGAGTAATGTTACGCGTAACATTTCTCAACATCCGTTAGTCGTGATAACCGGCCGCGTCCTAGCGTGTTCGGGTGAGCACTCAGACAACCTCCCCCGCACCCGCTGGAAAGACCGGCTTCCAGCTGCCCAGATGGGCCGGCTCGTTCGGCTTCCAGATCATCGCCGCCCTGATTGTCGGCCTGGCGCTCGGCCTCCTGGCCAAGTACACCGGCAGCACCAAGGCCAACCCCAATGCCCTCGGCACCACCCTGCAGACCATCGGCTCGAGCTACGTCTCACTGCTGCAGACCGCCGTCGTGCCCCTCATCTTCACCGCCGTCGTCAGCTCCATCTCCAACCTGCGGGCAGTCTCCAACGCCGCCCGGCTGGCCTGGAACACGCTGCTGTGGTTCGCGATCACCTCCCTGATCGCCGTGCTGATCGGCATCGGCCTGGGCGTGCTGATGCAGCCTGGCGCCAGCACCGGGATCACCCAGGAAGCCAAGTACGCCGGCAAGTCCGGTGACTGGTGGGCCTTCCTGACCGGCCTGTTCCCGAAGAACTTCCTTGGCCTGGGCGCCAGCACCACCGTCACGGACGGCGTCGCCACCACCGCGGTGAGCTTCAACGTCCTCCAGATCCTGGTTATCGCCATCGCCGTCGGTATCGCAGCGCTCAAGGTGGGCAAGGCCGCCGAGCCGTTCCTGAACCTGAACGCCTCCGCCCTCGCCGTGATCCAGAAGGTCCTCTGGTGGATCATCCGCATCGCCCCGATCGGCACGGTGGGCCTGATCGGCAACGCTGTGGCGGTCTACGGCTGGGACACCATCGGCTCGCTCGGCAAGTTCACGGTCGCCATCTACGTCGGCCTTGCCCTGGTGCTGTTCGTTGTCTACCCGGTGCTGATCCGCACCCACGGCCTGTCCGTCAAGCAGTACTTCTCCGGCGTGTGGCCCGCCGTGCAGCTGGCCTTTGTCTCCCGCTCGTCCGTAGGCACCCTCCCGCTCACCCAGCGCGTGACCGAGCGCAGCCTGGGCGTCCCCCGCGCCTACGCATCCTTCGCCGTGCCGCTGGGCGCCACCACCAAGATGGACGGCTGCGCCGCGATCTACCCGGCGGTCTCCGCGATCTTCGTGGCCCAGTTCTTCGGCATCCAGCTCGACTTCACCCAGTACCTGCTGATCGTGCTCGTATCTGTGCTCGGCTCCGCGGCAACGGCCGGCACCACGGGCGCCGTCGTCATGCTGACCCTGACGCTCTCCACCCTGGGACTCCCCCTGGCCGGCGTCGGCCTGCTGCTGGCCATTGACCCGATCCTGGACATGGGCCGCACGGCCGTCAACGTGGCCGGACAGGCACTGGTCCCGACTCTCGTCGCCAAGCGGCAGGGCATCCTGAACGAGTCGCTCTACAACGCACCGCGCAACGGTGACCCGTTCGTCGACGACGTCGACAACACAGTCGCCGGCACCGACGCCAACAGCACCGACCCTTCGGCTGCTCACGGCGTTGACCGCGACCTGGCAACGGCGCGGCCGTAACCGCCGCAACGGGCCACAACAGGAGAAGTCCCCGGGAAATGATCCCGGGGACTTCTCCTGTTAAGCGTCCCAGGCGCTTTAACGGTCCTAGGCGTTGCCTCCCGGAAACCGCCGCGGCCGCGGCGGTTCCTAGTGCCTTCCTCCCCCGAGGACGCCCTTTTCCACGGCCTTAGCCACCGCGTCGGCCTCGGCCTGATTCAGTGTTCCATCGGTGACGGCCTTGTCCAGCCTGGTCTTCAGGGTTGCGGCGCGGTCCGCCTGCGCAGCCGTGCGGAGCTCCTCGAGGGCCGCCGTGACCTTCGATTCCTCGATGCCGAGCGACGACGCCAGGGACTTGGCGAGGGCCGCTTCGCGGGCAGCGTGGTCCGGTTTAGTGCCTTCGGCAGGCGGGGCGGCGGGCTTGTTGGCATCGCGGAACGCCTTCAGTGCTTCCCTAAGTTTGGCCTCATCGACGCCGAGCTTGGCAGCCAGTCCGGATACCTGAACGCCGGCCCGGTCCCCGCCTCGGCCGTGACCCCCGTGCCGGCCCGGACCGTCGGTGGTCCCGGGCGTCGCATCCGTCGTGGCGCTGGTGCTGGGAGCGGGAGCCGGAGTAGTGGCGGCTGATGCCATGCCGGCAATCCCGAAGCCGGCGCCGAGGGCCAGGGCCGCTGCGGAGACGCCGAGGGCGATTCTCTTCGTGCTTGACATGTACTTCTCTCCTGGATCTGCCGTACGGTGACGGCTCCTTATGGTGCGGCCTTCGTCCCAAGACGAGGCAGTTCCAGTCTGCTCCAACAGCTTCACTTCTAGCTGTCGGGAAGCTTTGATCTTCCTGTGAATCGTCTTGCGCCCAGCTGGAACGCCCATCCTTGGTTGCCCACAGTGCAAACATGCACGTAGTGTAACCAAGTGACCTCCCCCGCCCCTGCCTCCGATTCACCGCCCGAGAGCTCGGGCCCCTCCCGCCGTGAACTCAACAAAGCGGCAACCCGCCAGGCCATCACGGATGCTGCCCTGGGACAGCTCCGCAGCAAGGGGCCCGGCAATTTCACCGTGGAAGACATAGCGGCCTCGGCCGGGATCTCCCGCCGGACGTTTTTCAACTACTTCAACAGCACCGAAGCCGCGATCGCTGCCGTCACCTTCAGTTTCCTCGACAAGGCGCTGCAGCAGTTCCGCTTGCGCCCGGCCGGCGAACCTTTCCTGGAATCCGCCCGGGCGGCCCTGGTGGCCCTCGCGGACCCGATGACGGCGGCCCCCATGGCCGAGCTCTACATCCTGGGCAAGTCCAACCCGCAACTCAGCCGCTCCGAACTCGAGGCCTGGGACCACTGCACCGCTGAAATCATCGCCGCCGCCCGCGAGCGCTTCAGCGAGGGGACCGGCGTCGAACTCGATGAACTGTACCTCCGCGCCCTGGCCGGCTCCGTCATCTCCTGCGGCAAGGCCGCCATGGACGTGTGGCTGGCACGGTGCGGCGGGTCCCTCACCGCGGAATCCCTTTCCATCCTCCGCCAGCTCCTGATCGATTCCATGGGCCTGCTGGGCTCTGGTTTCGCCCTCCCCGCAGCCGGCGAGGAAGCTTCCCGGGCCGCCAGTGCGGCCGTCCCGTCCACCGCCACCCCTTCCCCAGATCGGCACTGACATGGCACTGCTCCTGTACCGCCTCGGCAAGTTCTCCTACCGGCACCGCTGGCTGGTCGTTTCACTGTGGCTCGCGGTGATGGTCGCCGTCGGCGGTGCCGCCGCAGCCTTCCACGGCACGTTGTCCAACAACTTCCAGATTCCGGGCACGGAAACCCAGCAGATGGCTGACAAGCTCAAGACTGACCTCCCGGCTTCCTCGGGCGGCTCGGCGAGCATCGTCTTCGAAGCCAACGGCAGCGGGTTCAGCGAGGCCGGCAAGGACGCGGTTTCCGCCGCTCTGACAAAGCTGGAGACCCTCCCGGATGTCCGGGGAACCGTGGATCCGTTCGCAACCCAGGCGCAGCTGGGCAATGCCGCTGCCGAACTGGCCGCGGGCGAGCAGCAGGCAGCCGCGGGCAAGGCACAAGTGGACAAGGCCGCCGCCGACCTCACGGGCGGAAAGTCCCAGCTGGCCGCCGCCGAAGCGCAGATGGCAGCAGCAGGCCTCCCCGCCGCGGCCATCGAGGCCCGGCTGGCGCCACAGAAGGCCGCCCTCGCGGAAGGCCAGGCAAAGCTCGACGCCGGCACCAAGGAGCTGGAGGCCGGCAATGAAAAGCTGGCCCTCGGCAAGCGCCAGCTGGAAGCCTCCCAGGGGCTGCGCTTCGTCTCCGAGGACGGCAAGGCCGCAATCGCGCAGGTCCAGTTCAAGACCTCGATCAACGGCCTGAAGCCGGAGGTGCGGCAGGAAGTCCAGGACATCGTCAAGGAAGTTTCCGCCGCCGACGTGACCGCCTTGCCCAGCAAGGAAATCAGCGAGGACATCTCGGAGATCTTCGGCACCGCCGAGATCATCGGCATCGCCGTTGCCGCCCTGGTCCTGGTGCTGATGCTGGGCACCCTGGTCGCCGCGGGGCTCCCCCTGCTGATGGCTATCGTCGGCGTGGCCGTCGGCGTCGGCGGCACCTTCGCGTTCAGCGGCGCCGTCGACATGAGCTCCATCTCGCCGATGCTGGCCCTCATGCTCGGCCTCGCCGTTGGTATCGACTACTCCCTGTTCATCGTCAACCGGCACCGCGGCCAGCTGCTAGCGGGGATGGACGCCGAGGAGTCCGTGGCGCTGGCCACCGGCACGTCCGGCAACGCCGTGCTGTTCGCGGGACTCACCGTGATCATTGCCCTCGCCGCCCTCGTGGTTCCGGGGCTGCCGTTCCTCACGGTCATGGGCCTCTCCGCCGCCGCTACCGTGGCCGTCGCCGTCGTCGTCGCTTTGACCCTGACGCCGGCCATCCTGTCGCTGGTCGGCCGTAGGCTCATCTCCAAGCGGGCCTGGGCCAAGGCCGAGCGCCACAATGCCGCCCCCGGGCACGTGACCGAGGACCGCGCCAAGGACGAGTTCCGCAGCAGCCATGGCTGGGGCGGCGCGGTCACCCGGCACCCCTGGCTCGCGCTGCTGGCCGGTGTGCTGCTGCTGGGCGTCGTTGCCCTGCCCGCCAGCCAGCTCCGGCTGGCCCTGCCGGACGCCAGTTCGGAGCCGGTGGCTTCCCAGGCGTTCCAGGCCTATGACGTCACCAAGCGCAGCTTTGGCGAGGGCATGACCGGGCCCATCATCGTCGTCGGCGATCTGCCTGCAGGGCTCACCGCCACCGAGGCACAGGCCAAGCAGTTCGACGTGGCCGACATCCTGCGCGAGACGGACAACGTTGCCGCCGCCGTGCCGCTGGCCCTGACCGAGGACCGCCGCACCGCCGTCTTCCAAATCCTGCCGAAGGAGGGTCCGGCCAGCGCCAGCACCGTCGAGGTGGTCTCGGATCTGCGCGCCGAGAAGGGCCAGATCAAGGATTCCACGGGTGTCAGCATCGGCCTCACCGGCCAGACCGCGGGCAACGTGGACGTCTCCACCAAGCTGGGCGATGCCCTTCCGCCGTATCTGGCGATCGTGGTGGGCCTGTCCCTGATCCTTCTGCTGCTGGTGTTCCGTTCCATCTGGGTGCCGCTGCTGGCCACCGGAGGGTTCCTGCTTTCGCTCGCTGCCGCGTTCGGCGCCGTAGTGGCCGTGTACCAGTGGGGTTGGCTGGGCAGGGTGTTCGGCGTCGAGAACCCGGGCGCGGTGCTGAGCTTCCTGCCGATCATCCTGATCGGCGTGCTCTTCGGCCTGGCCATGGACTATCAGGTCTTCATCGCCTCCGGGATGCGCGAGGCCTTCATGCACGGCGAACCGGCCAAACATGCAGTTCGCTCCGGCTTCAGCCATGCCGCCGCGGTGGTCACGGCGGCAGCGATCATCATGGTCAGCGTGTTCTCGGGCTTCATCTTCTCCCACCTGAACATGGTCCGGCCGCTGGGTTTCGCCATGGCCTTCGGGGTGCTGATCGATGCGTTCGTGGTCCGCATGACGATCGTTCCGGCCGTGATGTACCTGCTCGGCGGGAAGGCGTGGTGGCTGCCCCGCTGGCTGGACCGGATCCTGCCCGACGTGGACGTTGAGGGCGCGAAGCTGAGGAAGCCGGACACGACGCCGACAGGCACCGCCGCCGAGGAGCCTGAAGAGGTCGGCGCCCGCTGACCGTTGTGGCCGGTCACGGTTGTGGCCGCTGACGCTGTTCCGGAGGCTTAGGCCGCGTCGGACTCGTGACGCCGGTGCTGGGTCCGTTTGCGAGTCTTGGCATAGTGCCGGATTTCGCGCCGGAGGTGCAGGGTCGACGGGTCTGCGGATGCGACCGCGGGTACGGCGGCCACGCTTGTGCCTGCCGCTGCTGCCCGTACCGGTGTGCCGGGCAGGGGTGGCGCAGCGGAGTGGTAGCTGTGGCCGGTGGGGGTGGTTACTTCGACGGTGTGCCTAAGCTCTGGAGTCCCGGTGGGATCGGGGCGGGGCCGGCTTGTCCAGCCGGGGATTTCCTTGGTGTGGTTGCAGGCTTCGCAGAGGCCGGCTCCGTTGGCCGCGGTGGTTGGTCCTCCTTGGGCCCAGGGGAGGATGTGGTCCATGTGCCGGATCGGGGCGTCGCAGTACGGGGTGCGGCAGGTGTCGTCGCGGGCTTGGAGGAACCGGCGGAGCCCGGCCGGGAAAAGCCGGGCCTTGGAGTCCATCGCGACGAGGTCCCCGCTGCCGGGTGCGGTGTAGAGCCGCCGCACCCAGGTCTGCAGCTGCTCCAGACTGGTTGCCGTTGAGACCGAACCCGGGCCGCCGCGTTTGATGAGTTGGCGGGCCCAGCCGGCGGGGACGACGCCGTAGCCCGGAAGCCGGACGGGTTCGCTGTCGCCTTGAAGGAGGGTGCGGTCGGTCATGACGAGCTGGATTTCAATGCCGCTGATCCCGCCCGCCCGCCCGGTGCTCCGTTCGACCAGGGCGTCGGACGTCAGCTGACCCCGGGTGCGGGGGTCCCCGGCGGAGCGGGCGGTGTCGGCGTGCCGGGTCAACGCCGCGTAAACGGCGACGCCCTCGTCCACCGGCAGCAGGGCGGTCAGGTAGCACATGGTGTCGGGCGCCGGGCGCAGGCTGACGTGACGTTCGGTCGCGGCGTGCGCCGCTCGCTGCGTGACGGACCGCGGGTCCCGCCGGTACGAGGCGGCCCGGGCCGCGGCGATGATGGCGCGGTCCCCGGCGCCGGTGAAGGTGCCGGTGTCGGCGGCGAGTTCCTCGTCCACAGCAGCCCGGTCGGCGGCGGGCAGGCAGGCGGTTTCGCGCACGATCAGGGTGGCGCCCCATTCGTTGAGCTGCCCGGTCTCGAGCGCGGCGAGGGTGTGCGGCATTTCGGTCACGAGGGCTTTGGCGAGGCCCAGATGCCGAGAGCCGCGGGCCGGCGATTCCCGCCGGGCCAGGGCAATCTGTGCCGCGACGCCGGCGCCAAGCTGGTCGGCGGGCATCCCGGCGTCGGCTTGTTCACGGCGCTGGGCCAGGTCGAAGGCGACGGCATTCCGGGCCTGGCGGGCGGCCAGGGCGGACTTCATGTCTTCCAGTTCGCGTGTTTCGCTGATGAGTTCGGCGGCGCTGGCCGGGGCCGGCAGAGCGGCCAGGTTCCGCGTGAGGTCAGCGACGGTCATGCCTGCCGTCTGCACTGTGTCGTGCTCCTGCTCGTCGTGCTCCTGGCTGCCGTGCTCCCGCTTGCCGTCCATGGTTCAAGTGTCCCTGCGGGCTATGACATTTTATGGCCAACCGACACTGTTCGGGTATCCCGACGCTGTCTTCGACCGGACGCCGCTCGAAGGTGAGCCACACACGCCCCGCACGGACCAAGGGCCGTCGTCTAGGCTGGAACCGTGACCCGCCTTATCCTCGCCTCCCAGTCCCCCGCCCGCACCAAGCTGCTCAGCTACGCCGGCATCCGGCACGAAGTCCTCGTCTCGGACGTGGACGAGGACGCCGTCCAGGCCCGGTACGGTGTCACAGATCCGCACGACACCGCCCTGCTGCTCGCCCGGGCCAAAGCTGAGGCAGTGGCATCGCTGCCCGACGCGGAAGGCGCACTGGTGCTAGGCTGCGATTCGGTCTTCGAGTTCGACGGCGAGGCCCACGGCAAGCCGTACACGCCCGACGTCGCGAGGGAACGGATGCTGCGCATGAGCGGCAGCATGGGTGTGCTGCACACCGGCCATTGGCTTGTGGACTGCCGCGACACCGACGGTAACGCAGACGGCGAAAGCGCCCAGGCCGGTTCCGAGGGCCCCGGTACCGGCGCCACCCTGGGGTATGTCACGTCCGCCGAGGTGCACTTCATGGAGATGAGCACCGAGGAGATCGACGCTTACATCGCCACCGGGGAGCCGCTGCAGTGCGCCGGGTCCTTCACCATCGACGGCTACGGCGGGGCCTTCATCCGCAAGGTCGACGGCGATCCCCACACCGTCGTCGGGCTCTCCATCTCAACCCTCCGCGGCCTGCTCAGCCAAGCTAAAGTAAGCATCACCGAACTCTGGGCCGAAGGGGCGGTGGATCTGGCCGAGGTGCGCGCCGAGTGAGCCGTTTAGCAGTTCCTTTGTGGCAACCCTACAAAGACGGGGCCGTTTACGGGCGGATTCCGCAAGTAATATCAGCGGAACCCACAAAACCGCGCTAGGCTCCCTGAAGGAAAGAAGGAGACGCCTTGTCAGCAAATTCGGAGCAGTCCGCAAATCCCGTGCCGTCGTCAGCCACAGAATCGTCAGCCGCCGGCAACCATCGGCTGACCAAGGTGCTGGTCGCCAACCGTGGCGAAATCGCCGTACGGATCATCCGAGCCGCCCGCGACGAAGGCATCGCCTCCGTGTCGGTCTACGCAGACCCGGACCGGGACGCCCTGCACGTCAAACTGGCCGACGAGGCCTACTCCCTGGGCGGCAACACCGCAGCTGAGTCCTACCTGGTGATGGACAAGCTGATCGAAGTGGCACACCGCTCCGGCGCCGACGCCATCCACCCCGGCTACGGCTTCCTGGCCGAAAACGCCGAGTTCGCCGCCAAGGTGATCGCCGCCGGCATCACGTGGATCGGGCCCTCCCCCGAGGCCATCGCCGCCCTGGGCGACAAAGTCCAGGCCCGGCACATCGCCGAAAAGGTCGGTGCCCCACAGGTCCCCGGCACCGCCGACCCGGTGGAATCAGCCGAGGAAATCCTCGAGTTCGTGGACAAGTTCGGACTGCCGGTCGCCATCAAGGCGGCCTTCGGTGGCGGCGGCCGTGGCATCAAGGTGGCACGCAGCCGCGAGGAAATTCCCGAACTGTTCGAATCCGCGGTCCGCGAGGCTGTCGCCGCGTTCGGCCGCGGCGAGTGCTTTATTGAACGCTTCCTGGACGCCCCGCGCCACGTCGAAACCCAGTGCCTGGCCGACGCCCACGGCAACGTCGTGGTGGTCTCCACCCGTGACTGTTCACTCCAGCGCCGCAACCAGAAACTCGTGGAAGAAGCCCCTGCCCCCTTCCTGACCGAAGAGCAGAACCGGCGGCTCTACGAGTCCTCCAAGGCCATTCTCAAGGAAGCCGGCTACCTCGGCGCCGGGACCTGCGAATTCCTCGTGGGACAGGACGGCACCATCTCCTTCCTTGAGGTCAACACCCGACTCCAGGTGGAGCACTGCGTCTCCGAGGAAGTCACCGGTATCGACCTTGTCCGTGAACAGTTCCGGCTGGCCCGCGGCGAAGAACTCGGCTATG from Arthrobacter sp. B3I9 encodes:
- a CDS encoding DUF885 domain-containing protein translates to MTETTQPAASARPQTAIDAVADAYTDTLIRLNPTFATELGLPGHETEYQDFSPAGQEAFAAAAREALAELDGLEPADDVDAVTLDAMRERLGLQLEIHTSGWDAAELNNIASPAQDIRAIFDLMPTDTPEQWDHIAGRANNVPAAIDGYIESLRSAKAQGKVAAARQVSIVIEQTTKYAAEDGFFAKLAANARTVEGPLPANLQMKLDAGTAAARAAYSRLAGFLASELLPAAPTTDAVGRERYALASRSFLGATVDLEETYAWGVRELDRLIAEQERVAGQIRPGASIEEAKELLDNDPARRLKGTDALQAWMQGLSDKAVADLAGVHFDIPDVMKTLECKIAPTDEGGIYYTGPSDDFSRPGRMWWSVPAGEDTFTTWAETTTVYHEGVPGHHLQVATAIYRRELLNKWRRNVCWTSGHGEGWALYAEQLVLELGYLKDPGDHMGMLDMQRMRAARVVFDIGVHLELEIPERWGSGTWTPDKGYEFLKANLPISEGQLKFEFIRYLGWPGQAPSYKVGQRLWEQIRAELESRPGFDLKEFHTKALNIGSVGLDTLRSALLGR
- a CDS encoding glycoside hydrolase family 71 protein — protein: MRKFASTLRPPTAKSPLRRTLGRKGSAASLVATAALAAAATISAPEPLNAATVAAAPSAAPAATTALCNPLPINMPAPADRHTSAKKVWAYYFPPFPLAVDSPDPLRDVYNRWQNTHNSVNGAYDLRDRPQVPQRVSQTNWRQADFEQEIRQAVDAGLDGFIWEYHSSSDIRWSQLPAMLAAAKKVDPGFKIMLSPDFNTATGSTSDSVYNDVMKVKDDPAIYRNGAGIVLAPFFPERKTPSWWDGLRNRLASAGVKSNLVPIFISWGGGTQKMDWNNSVSGYSQWGTRTASGVATLGRESAEAHRRGKTYMQPVAFEDSRSFDGRYWESSNSSTLRDSLMSAINSNADSVAFITWNDYTESWMAPSRQRGYAPLDMAAYYISWFKSGVKPTVTQDAMYWSHRSHPTNAPYSKTAIGRNGKPAPMYITNGDAAKNEVELVAVLKSPGRLTITQGSNVKTMDAPAGLTSFKVPLVAGTTPAFKLTHGGMTAQTAASNTPVRSSVVYQDMIYHAGGGVAACPR
- a CDS encoding dicarboxylate/amino acid:cation symporter — its product is MSTQTTSPAPAGKTGFQLPRWAGSFGFQIIAALIVGLALGLLAKYTGSTKANPNALGTTLQTIGSSYVSLLQTAVVPLIFTAVVSSISNLRAVSNAARLAWNTLLWFAITSLIAVLIGIGLGVLMQPGASTGITQEAKYAGKSGDWWAFLTGLFPKNFLGLGASTTVTDGVATTAVSFNVLQILVIAIAVGIAALKVGKAAEPFLNLNASALAVIQKVLWWIIRIAPIGTVGLIGNAVAVYGWDTIGSLGKFTVAIYVGLALVLFVVYPVLIRTHGLSVKQYFSGVWPAVQLAFVSRSSVGTLPLTQRVTERSLGVPRAYASFAVPLGATTKMDGCAAIYPAVSAIFVAQFFGIQLDFTQYLLIVLVSVLGSAATAGTTGAVVMLTLTLSTLGLPLAGVGLLLAIDPILDMGRTAVNVAGQALVPTLVAKRQGILNESLYNAPRNGDPFVDDVDNTVAGTDANSTDPSAAHGVDRDLATARP
- a CDS encoding TetR/AcrR family transcriptional regulator codes for the protein MTSPAPASDSPPESSGPSRRELNKAATRQAITDAALGQLRSKGPGNFTVEDIAASAGISRRTFFNYFNSTEAAIAAVTFSFLDKALQQFRLRPAGEPFLESARAALVALADPMTAAPMAELYILGKSNPQLSRSELEAWDHCTAEIIAAARERFSEGTGVELDELYLRALAGSVISCGKAAMDVWLARCGGSLTAESLSILRQLLIDSMGLLGSGFALPAAGEEASRAASAAVPSTATPSPDRH
- a CDS encoding MMPL family transporter, which encodes MALLLYRLGKFSYRHRWLVVSLWLAVMVAVGGAAAAFHGTLSNNFQIPGTETQQMADKLKTDLPASSGGSASIVFEANGSGFSEAGKDAVSAALTKLETLPDVRGTVDPFATQAQLGNAAAELAAGEQQAAAGKAQVDKAAADLTGGKSQLAAAEAQMAAAGLPAAAIEARLAPQKAALAEGQAKLDAGTKELEAGNEKLALGKRQLEASQGLRFVSEDGKAAIAQVQFKTSINGLKPEVRQEVQDIVKEVSAADVTALPSKEISEDISEIFGTAEIIGIAVAALVLVLMLGTLVAAGLPLLMAIVGVAVGVGGTFAFSGAVDMSSISPMLALMLGLAVGIDYSLFIVNRHRGQLLAGMDAEESVALATGTSGNAVLFAGLTVIIALAALVVPGLPFLTVMGLSAAATVAVAVVVALTLTPAILSLVGRRLISKRAWAKAERHNAAPGHVTEDRAKDEFRSSHGWGGAVTRHPWLALLAGVLLLGVVALPASQLRLALPDASSEPVASQAFQAYDVTKRSFGEGMTGPIIVVGDLPAGLTATEAQAKQFDVADILRETDNVAAAVPLALTEDRRTAVFQILPKEGPASASTVEVVSDLRAEKGQIKDSTGVSIGLTGQTAGNVDVSTKLGDALPPYLAIVVGLSLILLLLVFRSIWVPLLATGGFLLSLAAAFGAVVAVYQWGWLGRVFGVENPGAVLSFLPIILIGVLFGLAMDYQVFIASGMREAFMHGEPAKHAVRSGFSHAAAVVTAAAIIMVSVFSGFIFSHLNMVRPLGFAMAFGVLIDAFVVRMTIVPAVMYLLGGKAWWLPRWLDRILPDVDVEGAKLRKPDTTPTGTAAEEPEEVGAR
- a CDS encoding HNH endonuclease signature motif containing protein; amino-acid sequence: MTVADLTRNLAALPAPASAAELISETRELEDMKSALAARQARNAVAFDLAQRREQADAGMPADQLGAGVAAQIALARRESPARGSRHLGLAKALVTEMPHTLAALETGQLNEWGATLIVRETACLPAADRAAVDEELAADTGTFTGAGDRAIIAAARAASYRRDPRSVTQRAAHAATERHVSLRPAPDTMCYLTALLPVDEGVAVYAALTRHADTARSAGDPRTRGQLTSDALVERSTGRAGGISGIEIQLVMTDRTLLQGDSEPVRLPGYGVVPAGWARQLIKRGGPGSVSTATSLEQLQTWVRRLYTAPGSGDLVAMDSKARLFPAGLRRFLQARDDTCRTPYCDAPIRHMDHILPWAQGGPTTAANGAGLCEACNHTKEIPGWTSRPRPDPTGTPELRHTVEVTTPTGHSYHSAAPPLPGTPVRAAAAGTSVAAVPAVASADPSTLHLRREIRHYAKTRKRTQHRRHESDAA
- a CDS encoding nucleoside triphosphate pyrophosphatase; protein product: MTRLILASQSPARTKLLSYAGIRHEVLVSDVDEDAVQARYGVTDPHDTALLLARAKAEAVASLPDAEGALVLGCDSVFEFDGEAHGKPYTPDVARERMLRMSGSMGVLHTGHWLVDCRDTDGNADGESAQAGSEGPGTGATLGYVTSAEVHFMEMSTEEIDAYIATGEPLQCAGSFTIDGYGGAFIRKVDGDPHTVVGLSISTLRGLLSQAKVSITELWAEGAVDLAEVRAE